TCGATGCCCAGGCCCATGCGGCGCGCGCTGCCGCGGCCGAAGACGGGGTCGAAGTCTCACAGCTCGCCGAGGCCTTCTGTGCCGTCTATCCGGACCTCCGCGGCGGCGGTCTGCCGTCGCCCGCAGCACGGCACGCCCTTGAACCTTTGATCACCCTCGGCCTGGATGGTGCGCTCACCGCCGCCCGGCATCTTCACGATGCCGCCATCCGCCAAGCCCCCGGCGACAAACCGCCCTTCGCCGATGGCGATCTGTTCTCCAGCCTGTTCGAGGGCGCCACGAGCTGCCGTGTCGGCGCCGTGACCCTGGCGCGCAACACCGCCTCGGTCGAGCTGCGCTATGCCTACGAGGCCGGCACGCTGATGACCGGCTGGACCGATCGCCTGTCGATCCTGCGCGGCGATGACGGCTGGCGGATCGATGACGTCGTCTATGACGGCCGCTGGGATTTCGCCAACACCGGCAGCCTGCGCGGCATGATCGAGAGTGCCGCTGCAGCCGAGGCCGGTCTGCCGACGGCGGATTGACGGTCGTGTCCCCTGGCTGAGGGCCTACAGCAGCTGGCGCCGGGCCAGGGCCGCGAATTCGCCGTCCAGCGCCATCAGGCTGCGATAGTCGCCCTGCTCCACCAGCCGGCCCGATTTCATGACATAGATCTGATGGGCGTCCTGAATGGTCGACAGGCGATGCGCGACCACGATCCGGGTCATGTTCAGCTTCGAAATGCTGTCATTGACGATCGCCTGGGTGCGGTTGTCGAGCGCGCTGGTCGCCTCGTCCAGCACCAGGATGCGTGGCCGGTGGACCAGGGCCCGGGCGATCATCAGCCGCTGGCGCTGCCCGCCCGAGAGTGTGCCGCCACCTTCCGACAGCACCGTGTGCATGCCCATGGGCAGGGCCCGGATATCCTCGTCCAGGCCTGCAAGGCGCGCCGCCGCCCAGGCATCGTCCTGGGTCAGCGGCCAGGAGCCGACGATGTTGTCGAAAATGCTGCCCGACATCAGCCGGCCGTTCTGCAGCACCACGCCGATCTGCCGGCGGAGTGCCGTCAGGTCCAGGCCGGCCTGATCCATGCCGTCGAAATAGACACCGCCCGATTGCGGCAGCTCGAAACCGAGCAGCAGGCGCAGCAGGGTCGACTTGCCCGAGCCGCTTTCGCCGACGAAGGCGATATAGCCGCCCGATTCGATCGTCAGCGACAGATCGTCCAGCACCGGCGGCGCATCGGGTGCGTAAGCGAAGGTGACGTGAGAGAACTCGATCCGGCCGGTGATCTCGCCCGGATGGGCCCGGTCGGGGGTGATCTCGGGCATCTCGGTCAGGATCGGCGTCACCCGTTCGTAAAGCGGGACGATGGCGAGCACGGTGCCGGCCGTCGCGACCAGAGAGGTCATCGCCATGGTCAGCTGGCCGAAAGCGGCAGTGAAGGCCATGAACGGGCCGATGCCGAATTCCGGCCGACCGTCGGGCCCGGTCAGCAGGGTCGCGACCGAGAGATAGACCGCCAGCGTGCCCAGCACGGGGAAAAGCTGCGCCAGCGCCCCCTGGGCCGCCGCATTCAGCCGCACCCGATAGGTCAGCCGCTTGCGCACCGAAAACTCTTCGGCCCAGCGGGCGAAGGCGCGCGGTTCAGCAGCAGACACACGCAGCTTGGACAGCCCGGTCAGCAGCTGGAAGACCAGCCCCTCGATCCGCCCGCCCAGGCTGAGCAGCGCCCGCTGATCGGGCAGCTGGATCCTGAGCAGAATGCCCGTCACCAGCACCTGGACCAGCAGTACGCCCAGTGCGACCAGGGCGAGCTTCGCGCTGTACCAGAACAGCAGGGTCAGGCTGACCAGCGAAAACAGGGCATCCAGCCCCACCTGCAAGGCCGAGCCGGTCAGCAATTCACGGATCGCCGAGACGCTGTTGGCACGATCGGCCAGATCGCCGCCGGTGAACCGGCGGAAGAAGGGTGCCGGCAGGGCAAGCAGCCGGTCCCAGACCGCCGATTGTACCGAGCTGTCCATGGTCGCCTGCAGCCGCAGCAGCGCAATGCCGCGCACCACGGCGAAGGTCAGGATGCCGACCGCACCCGCCAGCAGTGCCAGCACCACCCAGAGATGGGTCTGCAGATCGGCCCGCGGAATGACATTGGAAAACAGCGCCCCGCTGGCGATCGGGGTCAGCAGGCCGGTCAGCGCCGCCAGCAGCCCGCAGGCCATGATCGTGCGGACATCGCCTTTCAGGCCGTACAGGCCGAACCGCCAGACCTCTCCCACCGACATCGGCTTGGCCGGGAACGGCCGGTAGAGCATCCAGCCCTCGCCGCTCAGGCTGTCGACCTCGGCACGGGTGACCGGTCGGCCCGGCCCGTCCGGCCCGTCGGTCTCGGGATCGACCAGCCGCCAGCGGCCATCGGCAGCGGGCAGCAGGGCCACGGGTCGGCCGCGCTCCCCCGCCCCGGTCTCACCGATGAAGGCGACCAGGGGTGCGCCCGGACGGCGCCACCAGTCGCCGGTCAGCGTCACCCGCCGACAGCGCAGCCTCAGGCTCTGGGCGATGTCGAGCACCCGTCTGCCGCGCGGCTTCGCGCCGCGCGAGGCCGGATCGATCCCGGTCTCGCGGGCCACACGATCGACCGCGGCAATAAGCGGGCCGGCACCCTCGGCAAGGCCGGCCGTCTCCGTCTGCCCGTGGCGGTCGAGCAGGCGCCCGATGCGGCCGAGCGAGGTCTCGAACCGGCGCCGGCTGGCGTCCCGACGGGTTTCCAGCCGGCCGCCATCCTGCTCGGCCGCCTCGGCAAGCCGCCGGGCGGTGGCCGTCAGCACCATGTGGTGGAAAGCGTCCAGCGCCTCCCAGGCCATGTCGCGGAACAGCACCGTCGGCGTATAGGCCGGCGAGAGGATCGCATCCTCGGCCGTCTCGACCCAGAGATGGCGGGCGACCGGTATCGGCGGGTCATTGCGGCCGTATTCCAGCTCCGGCAGGCCCATCAGCCGCACCCGGCCGCTGTTGCACTGAACCCAGATCACGTCTTCGGGCTGCGGCCCCAGCACCCGACCGGCCGGCACCTCCTGGCCCGGCTCGGCTTCCAGAAGCTCGGCCGCGCGGGCACCGGCGCCTGGCACCGCAAGCCCGGCCATATGGCCGATCCAGCGGTCCAGCCAGTCGACCACGATCAGGTCGAAATCGCCCTCGGCAACGTCGGCGCGCTTCGCCTCGAAGAGTTCGGTACCCATCACGGCGACGGCGCGGAGTGCCAGATCGGCCCCCTCTTCCGCCGCGACCAGCGCCCCTGCCGACGGCACCAGGCCGGGCGAGAACACCAGCTCGCCGGCCGGCACCCGGCCGACATGAATGCCGACGCCGATCACCTCGCCGTCACGCACCGGCACGGCATAAAGATCGACCGCACCTTCCAGCACCAGCCAGATGAGATCGGGCCGGTCGAGCAGGAAGGGATTGTGATAGCCGACCTGGCGCCGCACGCCGTCGATCTTGGCCAGCAGCTCGGCCTTGGCCTCGACGAGTTCCGGATCGATCGCCGGCAGACCGGCGCTGTCAGACGATGCCGCGGTCATCCGCGCCCCCTGGCCGCATCGGCCTGTTCGGACCGGATCAGCCGCGCATAGGGGCCGTCCTCGCGGATCATATCCTCGTGCCGGCCGCGCTGGGCGATACGCCCCCGTTCCAGCACGATGATCTCGTCGCAATCGCGGATGGTCGACAGCCGGTGGGCGACGATCAGGCAGGTGCAGCCGCGGTGGCGCAGGCGCTCGTCGATGATCTTCTCGATCTGGGTG
The window above is part of the Tistrella mobilis genome. Proteins encoded here:
- a CDS encoding NHLP bacteriocin export ABC transporter permease/ATPase subunit; this translates as MTAASSDSAGLPAIDPELVEAKAELLAKIDGVRRQVGYHNPFLLDRPDLIWLVLEGAVDLYAVPVRDGEVIGVGIHVGRVPAGELVFSPGLVPSAGALVAAEEGADLALRAVAVMGTELFEAKRADVAEGDFDLIVVDWLDRWIGHMAGLAVPGAGARAAELLEAEPGQEVPAGRVLGPQPEDVIWVQCNSGRVRLMGLPELEYGRNDPPIPVARHLWVETAEDAILSPAYTPTVLFRDMAWEALDAFHHMVLTATARRLAEAAEQDGGRLETRRDASRRRFETSLGRIGRLLDRHGQTETAGLAEGAGPLIAAVDRVARETGIDPASRGAKPRGRRVLDIAQSLRLRCRRVTLTGDWWRRPGAPLVAFIGETGAGERGRPVALLPAADGRWRLVDPETDGPDGPGRPVTRAEVDSLSGEGWMLYRPFPAKPMSVGEVWRFGLYGLKGDVRTIMACGLLAALTGLLTPIASGALFSNVIPRADLQTHLWVVLALLAGAVGILTFAVVRGIALLRLQATMDSSVQSAVWDRLLALPAPFFRRFTGGDLADRANSVSAIRELLTGSALQVGLDALFSLVSLTLLFWYSAKLALVALGVLLVQVLVTGILLRIQLPDQRALLSLGGRIEGLVFQLLTGLSKLRVSAAEPRAFARWAEEFSVRKRLTYRVRLNAAAQGALAQLFPVLGTLAVYLSVATLLTGPDGRPEFGIGPFMAFTAAFGQLTMAMTSLVATAGTVLAIVPLYERVTPILTEMPEITPDRAHPGEITGRIEFSHVTFAYAPDAPPVLDDLSLTIESGGYIAFVGESGSGKSTLLRLLLGFELPQSGGVYFDGMDQAGLDLTALRRQIGVVLQNGRLMSGSIFDNIVGSWPLTQDDAWAAARLAGLDEDIRALPMGMHTVLSEGGGTLSGGQRQRLMIARALVHRPRILVLDEATSALDNRTQAIVNDSISKLNMTRIVVAHRLSTIQDAHQIYVMKSGRLVEQGDYRSLMALDGEFAALARRQLL
- a CDS encoding YqhG/Tai3 family protein; the protein is MLICNALPHIARAEEIYGSTLDAQAHAARAAAAEDGVEVSQLAEAFCAVYPDLRGGGLPSPAARHALEPLITLGLDGALTAARHLHDAAIRQAPGDKPPFADGDLFSSLFEGATSCRVGAVTLARNTASVELRYAYEAGTLMTGWTDRLSILRGDDGWRIDDVVYDGRWDFANTGSLRGMIESAAAAEAGLPTAD